AGCCAGGGGCctatggggatggggtgggaggtgagggctGCCTAGCCAGGTTCCACTCACCAGGAGCAGGTGCATCACGTGGTCCTGTGTCATGTTGCCGTACTTGGTGGCGTTCTTCATGGgctgtggaaggaaggaaagagggaggagtTCCCAGGACTGgcccctgggggtggggcccagagCAGAGCCAGCAGCTGGGGTCTGGGTGAGAGTCTGGATTCCCAGATGTTCAACAAGTCCATCGCTACAACGTCCCACTGTGAGAGCTTGAGCAGGTTGTTACCTTCCTGCCTCAATATCCTGTTCTTTTACTCTGCAAACGCTTTCCTGCCCAAGGCTTTGTGGACAGGAGATAGTTTTGTGAACAGAAACATCATCTATATATCAAGGGCTCTGAAAATAGGAGGGACTGTGAGACGCTCTGGGAAATGAGAAGCACTTTATAATTGTGGAGGGCTGGGCCTTCCTCCCAGAGAGGGCCCCAAGaggctctttcctcctctttcacCCCTGGAATTCCTGTTCCTCCCCCCAACAGCCAGGTCCCCCTCTCCAGCTGTGCTGTTCCTGAGCCAGGTGTCCTCCCCTGTCCCTTGGCACTTGCCCTCTCCAGGCGGAGTAAGCTTCCCTCTCCTGCCCTGGGGTTGGCCTTACCTCTGGGCCTGCCATGGGCAGCGCCCGCATCAGCATGGGAGTGGCCATCCGCATCTGGCTCATAGGCTTGGCAGCTGTAGGGGCAGAAGGCACAGCATGAGTATGGCCCCAGTGCCCAGGGAAGAGGGTACTCAGACACGGGGACCGAGAGCTCAGACCCAGATGAGGGGCTGGAATTCCAGACCAGAGGGCGAGGACAGGGGGCCCAGCTGGGGCGGGAATGAGGGTTCTCTgaggtgaggggcagggggctTGTCAGGACAGAGGCAGGGCACGCACGCTTGGGAAGCTTCATGCGCAGGTTCTCCAGCTGCAGGTTCTGGGAGGTGACCGTCAGCTTGTCCAGCCGGCCCTGCTGCTGGTACAGGAAGTAGGCAGTGGTGGCCTGGCCAGCCAGGAGCAGAGCCACCAAGACGGAAAAGCCCGTGTACAGGGCTCCACGACTGCACTTGctgtggaggggaggagggggacatAGGTCAGAGGAGAGTCCACAGAAGTGACTGCCCTGGGGACTGGCTGGGAATGGGGGAATGTGCCCCCACAGTTCCAGCCCTTGCCCTCAGCTGCCCCTAACAAACAC
The nucleotide sequence above comes from Bos indicus isolate NIAB-ARS_2022 breed Sahiwal x Tharparkar chromosome 7, NIAB-ARS_B.indTharparkar_mat_pri_1.0, whole genome shotgun sequence. Encoded proteins:
- the CD74 gene encoding HLA class II histocompatibility antigen gamma chain isoform X2, with product MEDQRDLISNHEQLPMLGQRPGAQESKCSRGALYTGFSVLVALLLAGQATTAYFLYQQQGRLDKLTVTSQNLQLENLRMKLPKPAKPMSQMRMATPMLMRALPMAGPEPMKNATKYGNMTQDHVMHLLLKADPLKVYPQLKGSLPENLKHLKDSMDGLDWKLFESWLHQWLLFEMSKNSLEEKPFEGPPKDPMEMEYPSSGLGV